A region of Streptomyces sp. TG1A-60 DNA encodes the following proteins:
- a CDS encoding M15 family metallopeptidase, translating into MPSIILMSDPEVARVPVQDCGEPLVDLRELPFVVVDRRQADPEGCYAHLREGVAWRLARAARLLPDGLRLLVTEGYRPLALQIEYFEAYAAELRLAHPDWSQEHLRVQTSRSLSPPEIGPHVAGAAVDLTLCTAAGEELDMGTRVDASPEESDDACYTDAPNISDAARRNRRVLSAALTTAGLVNYPTEWWHWSYGDRYWALMTGAPNALYGPARMGA; encoded by the coding sequence ATGCCTTCGATCATCCTCATGAGCGACCCCGAGGTCGCCCGCGTCCCGGTCCAGGACTGCGGTGAACCCCTGGTCGACCTGCGGGAACTGCCTTTCGTGGTGGTCGACCGCCGCCAGGCCGACCCCGAGGGGTGTTACGCGCACCTCCGCGAGGGCGTCGCCTGGCGCCTCGCCCGCGCCGCCCGGCTGCTGCCCGACGGGCTGCGGCTGCTGGTCACCGAGGGGTACCGGCCGCTCGCCCTGCAGATCGAGTACTTCGAGGCGTACGCGGCCGAACTGCGCCTCGCCCACCCGGACTGGTCGCAGGAGCACCTCCGCGTCCAGACCAGCCGGTCCCTCTCCCCACCGGAGATCGGGCCGCACGTCGCCGGCGCCGCGGTCGACCTGACCCTGTGCACCGCCGCCGGGGAGGAACTCGACATGGGCACCCGCGTCGACGCCAGCCCCGAGGAGAGCGACGACGCCTGCTACACCGACGCCCCGAACATCTCCGACGCCGCCCGCCGCAACCGCCGCGTCCTGAGCGCGGCGCTCACCACGGCCGGGTTGGTCAACTACCCCACCGAGTGGTGGCACTGGTCGTACGGGGACAGGTACTGGGCGCTGATGACCGGAGCGCCGAACGCGCTGTACGGCCCCGCGCGGATGGGGGCCTAG
- a CDS encoding protein phosphatase gives MLRLPSGRLVRGRGLRRPLPDGRVPTYAVYLLGKEPPEVPWEARWLRWPDFRLPADRAEAAKVLWDAWGRAAVERVELACGGGRGRTGTALACLAVLDGVPPEEAVAYVRRHYGRHAVETPWQRRYVRGFGA, from the coding sequence GTGCTGCGGCTGCCCTCCGGACGGCTGGTGCGCGGCCGGGGACTCAGGCGACCGCTCCCCGACGGCCGGGTGCCCACGTACGCCGTGTACCTCCTCGGCAAGGAGCCGCCCGAAGTCCCCTGGGAGGCCCGCTGGTTGCGCTGGCCCGACTTCCGGCTGCCCGCCGACCGGGCGGAGGCGGCAAAGGTGCTGTGGGACGCCTGGGGCCGGGCGGCCGTCGAGCGGGTCGAACTCGCCTGCGGCGGCGGCCGGGGCCGCACCGGCACCGCCCTGGCCTGCCTGGCGGTCCTGGACGGCGTACCGCCGGAGGAAGCCGTGGCGTACGTACGGCGGCACTACGGCCGGCACGCGGTGGAGACCCCGTGGCAGCGGCGGTACGTACGAGGCTTCGGAGCCTGA
- the leuA gene encoding 2-isopropylmalate synthase: MANRQQPTSMPIHKYGQYEQVDIPDRTWPASRITTAPRWLSTDLRDGNQALIDPMSPERKRRMFDQLVKMGYKEIEVGFPASGQTDFDFVRSIVEEPGAIPHDVTISVLTQAREDLIERTVESLKGAKRATVHLYNATAPVFRRVVFRGSREQIKQIAVDGTRLVMEYAEKLLGPETEFGYQYSPEIFTDTELDFALEVCEAVMDVYQPGPGREIILNLPATVERSTPSTHADRFEWMGRNLSRREHVCLSIHPHNDRGTAVAAAELALMAGADRVEGCLFGQGERTGNVDLVTLGMNLFSQGVDPQIDFSDIDEIRRTWEYCNHMEVHPRHPYVGDLVYTSFSGSHQDAIKKGFDAMEASAREQGKTVDDIEWAVPYLPIDPKDVGRSYEAVIRVNSQSGKGGIAYVLKNDHKLDLPRRMQIEFSKLIQAKTDAEGGEVTGGDIWAVFQDEYLPNPDNPWGRIQVLSGQSTTDKDGVDTLTVEAEVDGVQTTLVGTGNGPISAFFHALQGVGIDARLLDYQEHTMSEGASAQAASYIEVAIEDKVLWGIGIDANTTRASLMAVVSAVNRAAR, translated from the coding sequence ATGGCCAACCGCCAGCAGCCCACTTCCATGCCGATCCACAAGTACGGGCAGTACGAGCAGGTCGACATCCCCGACCGCACGTGGCCGGCCAGCCGGATCACCACCGCCCCCCGCTGGCTCTCCACCGACCTGCGCGACGGCAACCAGGCCCTGATCGACCCGATGTCGCCCGAGCGCAAGCGCCGGATGTTCGACCAGCTGGTCAAGATGGGCTACAAGGAGATCGAGGTCGGCTTCCCGGCCTCCGGCCAGACGGACTTCGACTTCGTGCGGTCGATCGTCGAAGAGCCCGGCGCCATCCCCCACGACGTCACCATCTCCGTACTGACCCAGGCCCGTGAGGACCTGATCGAGCGGACCGTCGAATCCCTGAAGGGCGCCAAACGGGCGACCGTCCACCTGTACAACGCCACCGCGCCCGTCTTCCGCCGGGTCGTCTTCCGGGGCTCCAGGGAGCAGATCAAGCAGATCGCCGTGGACGGTACGCGACTGGTCATGGAGTACGCGGAGAAGCTGCTGGGCCCGGAGACGGAATTCGGCTACCAGTACAGCCCCGAGATCTTCACCGACACCGAGCTGGACTTCGCGCTGGAGGTCTGCGAGGCGGTGATGGACGTCTACCAGCCCGGCCCGGGCCGCGAGATCATCCTCAACCTGCCCGCCACGGTGGAGCGTTCGACGCCGTCGACGCACGCCGACCGCTTCGAGTGGATGGGCCGCAACCTCTCCCGCCGCGAGCACGTCTGCCTGTCCATCCACCCGCACAACGACCGCGGTACGGCCGTCGCCGCCGCCGAGCTGGCGCTGATGGCCGGTGCCGACCGTGTCGAGGGCTGCCTGTTCGGGCAGGGCGAGCGCACGGGCAACGTCGACCTGGTCACCCTGGGCATGAACCTGTTCTCGCAGGGCGTCGACCCGCAGATCGACTTCTCCGACATCGACGAGATCCGTCGGACGTGGGAGTACTGCAACCACATGGAGGTCCACCCGCGCCACCCGTACGTGGGCGACCTGGTCTACACGTCCTTCTCCGGCTCCCACCAGGACGCCATCAAGAAGGGCTTCGACGCCATGGAGGCGTCCGCGAGGGAGCAGGGCAAGACGGTCGACGACATCGAGTGGGCCGTCCCGTACCTGCCGATCGACCCGAAGGACGTGGGCCGCTCGTACGAGGCGGTCATCCGGGTCAACTCGCAGTCGGGCAAGGGCGGTATCGCGTACGTCCTGAAGAACGACCACAAGCTGGACCTGCCCCGCCGGATGCAGATCGAGTTCTCGAAGCTCATCCAGGCGAAGACGGACGCCGAGGGCGGCGAGGTCACCGGCGGCGACATCTGGGCGGTCTTCCAGGACGAGTACCTGCCGAACCCCGATAACCCGTGGGGCCGGATCCAGGTGCTGAGCGGCCAGTCGACGACCGACAAGGACGGCGTGGACACGCTCACCGTGGAGGCCGAGGTCGACGGTGTGCAGACCACCCTGGTCGGCACCGGCAACGGCCCGATCTCGGCGTTCTTCCACGCGCTGCAGGGCGTCGGGATCGACGCGCGGCTGCTGGACTACCAGGAGCACACGATGAGCGAGGGCGCCTCCGCGCAGGCCGCCTCCTACATCGAGGTCGCCATCGAGGACAAGGTCCTGTGGGGCATCGGTATCGACGCGAACACGACGCGCGCGTCACTGATGGCGGTCGTCTCCGCCGTCAACCGCGCGGCGCGCTGA
- a CDS encoding protein-arginine deiminase domain-containing protein: MLAVSGTLLATPSLAAPVAFAAGPPPTDLRVDTNRDGRVDVTGTTDTAGENGWTVARGALMLPNIDDDSRRCPATGPKGKPLSNARLAACNDASDTKVNGTADAADLARVRSVPMRSVPAGAQGSVKVTAGAQQTRVFVKRGKKWEPVTARTRLSRAELRAGVEFGVEARDVVRDTAKWDGTARIRLSVKSSAGTSADSVTLRVAPLLTHHHLQNAQQLLVTKISGKDEYAKLNGVFRKGLDQAARNAGITKPAINFTKYQDVWAQDFVEPAYVSMTGANGRRQSMRVMLRSAQLDREAGRELFEKLRGPNIGAVQVTGARESEEWTLNSMGNLETIPPYAHGDRSFPAGRIIMGQRPDTGSKPAKVMRTFLKSQGLQDPLFLDTSWLHVGHVDEFVQFLPADTPRGWKIAIADPEAGLGLLRDAKAAGHGATKMFSVPGGPKESVAKALASKTLVSDNNLATRRIAANLAVLKRATGVTDAEVVRVPALYTQGTEMVGESQSGGDGETRRLPRLTRLGAGAELPDVARDYGQQRMLDDAAAGDGSQVAPPAAPAPSVMTSAYVPGAVNGVVLSRTHYLAPRQWGPVIGGKDIFTEAVTAAYTGAGMKVSYLDDWSTYHLGMGEIHCGTNTLRNTSAAWWTR; encoded by the coding sequence GTGCTCGCCGTGTCCGGCACCCTGCTCGCCACGCCGTCTCTCGCCGCGCCCGTCGCGTTCGCGGCCGGGCCGCCCCCGACCGATCTGCGGGTGGACACGAACCGGGACGGGCGGGTCGACGTCACCGGCACCACGGACACCGCCGGTGAGAACGGCTGGACCGTCGCCCGGGGCGCGCTGATGCTGCCCAACATCGATGACGACAGCCGCCGTTGCCCGGCCACCGGCCCCAAGGGCAAGCCCCTCTCCAACGCCAGGCTGGCCGCCTGCAACGACGCCTCCGACACCAAGGTGAACGGCACCGCCGACGCGGCCGACCTCGCCCGCGTGCGGTCCGTGCCGATGCGGAGCGTGCCGGCCGGGGCCCAGGGCAGCGTGAAGGTCACGGCGGGCGCCCAGCAGACCCGCGTGTTCGTCAAGCGGGGCAAGAAGTGGGAGCCCGTCACGGCCAGGACCCGGCTGTCGCGGGCCGAGTTGCGCGCGGGCGTGGAGTTCGGCGTGGAGGCCCGGGACGTCGTCCGGGACACCGCCAAGTGGGACGGGACCGCCCGGATCCGGCTGAGTGTGAAGTCCTCCGCCGGCACCTCCGCCGACTCGGTCACCCTGCGCGTCGCCCCGCTCCTCACCCACCACCACCTGCAGAACGCCCAGCAGTTGCTGGTCACCAAGATCTCCGGCAAGGACGAGTACGCGAAGCTCAACGGCGTCTTCCGCAAAGGCCTGGACCAGGCGGCTCGGAACGCCGGTATCACCAAGCCGGCGATCAACTTCACCAAGTACCAGGACGTCTGGGCGCAGGACTTCGTCGAGCCCGCGTACGTCAGCATGACCGGCGCGAACGGCCGCCGGCAGTCCATGCGCGTGATGCTGCGCTCGGCCCAGCTGGACCGGGAGGCGGGCCGGGAGCTGTTCGAGAAGCTGCGCGGCCCGAACATCGGCGCCGTGCAGGTGACGGGCGCCCGCGAGTCGGAGGAGTGGACGCTCAACTCCATGGGCAACCTGGAGACCATTCCGCCGTACGCGCACGGCGACCGCTCGTTCCCGGCGGGCCGGATCATCATGGGCCAGCGTCCGGACACCGGCTCCAAGCCGGCGAAGGTGATGCGGACGTTCCTGAAGTCCCAGGGCCTGCAGGACCCCCTGTTCCTCGACACCTCCTGGCTGCACGTCGGCCACGTCGACGAGTTCGTGCAGTTCCTGCCCGCCGACACCCCGCGCGGCTGGAAGATCGCGATCGCGGACCCCGAGGCGGGCCTCGGGCTGCTGCGCGACGCGAAGGCCGCCGGCCACGGCGCGACGAAGATGTTCTCGGTGCCGGGCGGCCCCAAGGAGAGCGTCGCCAAGGCCCTCGCCTCCAAGACCCTGGTCTCCGACAACAACCTGGCCACGCGCCGCATCGCGGCCAACCTCGCCGTCCTGAAGCGTGCGACGGGCGTGACGGACGCCGAGGTCGTCCGCGTCCCCGCCCTCTACACCCAGGGCACGGAGATGGTGGGGGAGTCGCAGTCGGGCGGTGACGGCGAGACGCGCCGCCTGCCCCGGCTGACCCGCCTCGGCGCCGGCGCCGAACTCCCGGACGTGGCACGGGACTACGGCCAGCAGCGCATGCTCGACGACGCGGCGGCGGGCGACGGCTCGCAGGTGGCCCCCCCGGCGGCCCCCGCACCCTCCGTCATGACCAGCGCCTACGTCCCCGGCGCCGTCAACGGCGTCGTCCTCAGCCGCACCCACTACCTCGCACCGCGCCAGTGGGGCCCCGTCATCGGCGGCAAGGACATCTTCACCGAGGCCGTGACGGCCGCGTACACCGGCGCCGGCATGAAGGTGTCGTACCTCGACGACTGGTCGACGTACCACCTCGGCATGGGCGAGATCCACTGCGGCACCAACACCCTGAGGAACACGTCGGCCGCCTGGTGGACGCGCTAG
- a CDS encoding M4 family metallopeptidase, protein MTANGGHEPVFCTVVPPHVLDKLSQAEDPALANAARRTLERDAFERTHRRLTTVIGAPAIAAPTGARAGTPHRTVYDARHGTDLPGAKVRGEGDQPGTDATVNRAYAGLGATFELFLTAYERDSIDGYGLPLDATVHYERDYNNAFWNGEQMVFGDGDGEIFLDFTIPVDVIGHELSHGVTQYTANLTYFGQPGALNESMSDVFGALIKQYTLGQTAAEADWLIGAGLLAPRVTGTALRSMKAPGTAYDDDVLGKDPQPATMDDYVRTGRDNGGVHINSGIPNHAFYLAATALGGYAWERAGQIWYDVLTGGELKKQALFVDFATLTVKATKDRYGQGDELTAVLKAWEQVGVRTL, encoded by the coding sequence ATGACCGCCAACGGGGGCCACGAGCCCGTCTTCTGCACCGTCGTCCCACCCCACGTCCTCGACAAGCTCTCCCAGGCCGAGGACCCGGCACTCGCGAACGCCGCGCGCAGGACCCTGGAGCGCGACGCCTTCGAGCGCACCCACCGCCGGCTGACCACGGTCATCGGCGCCCCGGCCATCGCCGCGCCCACCGGCGCCCGGGCGGGCACACCGCACCGCACCGTCTACGACGCCCGGCACGGCACGGACCTACCCGGCGCCAAGGTCCGCGGCGAGGGCGACCAGCCCGGCACGGACGCCACGGTCAACCGCGCGTACGCCGGCCTGGGCGCGACCTTCGAGCTGTTCCTGACGGCGTACGAGCGCGACTCGATCGACGGCTACGGGCTGCCGCTGGACGCGACCGTGCACTACGAACGCGACTACAACAACGCCTTCTGGAACGGCGAGCAGATGGTGTTCGGCGACGGGGACGGGGAGATCTTCCTCGACTTCACCATCCCGGTCGACGTCATCGGCCACGAACTCAGCCATGGCGTCACCCAGTACACGGCGAACCTGACGTACTTCGGGCAGCCGGGCGCGCTCAACGAGTCCATGTCGGACGTCTTCGGCGCGCTGATCAAGCAGTACACGCTCGGCCAGACCGCCGCCGAGGCCGACTGGCTGATCGGCGCGGGCCTGCTCGCCCCACGCGTCACGGGCACCGCCCTGCGATCGATGAAGGCCCCGGGCACGGCGTACGACGACGACGTCCTCGGCAAGGACCCGCAGCCGGCGACCATGGACGACTACGTCCGCACCGGCCGCGACAACGGCGGCGTCCACATCAACTCCGGCATCCCCAACCACGCGTTCTACCTGGCGGCCACGGCCCTCGGCGGCTACGCCTGGGAGCGGGCCGGACAGATCTGGTACGACGTCCTCACCGGCGGCGAGCTGAAGAAGCAGGCCCTCTTCGTCGACTTCGCCACGCTGACGGTGAAGGCGACGAAGGACCGGTACGGGCAGGGCGACGAACTGACGGCGGTACTGAAGGCCTGGGAGCAGGTGGGCGTGCGGACGCTGTGA
- a CDS encoding TerB family tellurite resistance protein, with translation MGTRVAWTGVGDGEFFCPGCGGDRNYQRLTGRRRFTFLGVPVLPRGETGPVVECAACRHHYALDVLDHPTTVRFSAMLRDAVHTVALAVLAASGTRTRTSLSVAASAVRSAGFDDCTEDQLNALVEALAADTGRVLGEPCGAGLAIELHEALDPLAPHLAPTGREAILLQGARIALADGPYTPAERDVLSTVGAALMICADDVTRLLATARTPS, from the coding sequence ATGGGCACCCGGGTCGCGTGGACCGGTGTCGGTGACGGCGAGTTCTTCTGCCCCGGCTGCGGAGGCGACCGCAACTACCAGCGCCTCACCGGCCGCCGCCGTTTCACCTTCCTCGGCGTGCCCGTCCTGCCGCGCGGTGAGACGGGCCCGGTGGTGGAATGCGCGGCCTGCCGCCACCACTACGCCCTGGACGTCCTCGACCACCCCACCACCGTCCGCTTCTCCGCGATGCTCCGCGACGCCGTCCACACGGTGGCCCTCGCGGTCCTGGCGGCGAGCGGCACCCGCACCCGCACCTCGCTGTCGGTCGCCGCGAGTGCCGTCCGCTCCGCCGGCTTCGACGACTGCACGGAGGACCAACTGAACGCCCTGGTCGAGGCCTTGGCCGCCGACACGGGCCGTGTCCTGGGCGAGCCCTGCGGGGCCGGGCTGGCCATAGAGCTCCACGAGGCCCTGGACCCGCTGGCCCCCCATCTGGCGCCCACCGGGCGCGAGGCGATCCTCCTCCAGGGCGCCCGCATCGCCCTGGCCGACGGGCCGTACACACCCGCCGAGCGGGATGTGCTGTCCACCGTGGGCGCGGCGCTGATGATCTGCGCGGACGACGTGACGCGGCTGCTGGCGACGGCGCGTACGCCGTCGTGA
- a CDS encoding VOC family protein: MAEKTIPILPCQTLQPVLDFYEALGFEVTFRQRSPNPYAVVERGGIELQFFGLRQFEPARSVSTCYVLTDDVDGLYAAFRAGLKETYGRIPTRGLPRIGPLKDMSYGMRQFLMTDPGGNCVRVGQPTSEEQHHRPAPKETFARALHHGSLLADSKDDPAGAAKVIDRVLGKAEAEWPPHVLLLRLLVLRADVAVRLGDEETATAVLGRAGAVPLTDEERDAARDTLLRLEDLRARDT; encoded by the coding sequence GTGGCCGAGAAGACGATTCCGATCCTGCCGTGCCAGACCCTCCAGCCCGTTCTCGACTTCTACGAGGCCCTCGGGTTCGAGGTCACCTTCCGACAGCGCAGCCCCAATCCGTACGCCGTGGTGGAGCGGGGCGGTATCGAGCTGCAGTTCTTCGGGCTGAGGCAGTTCGAGCCGGCCCGGTCCGTGAGTACGTGTTACGTGCTCACGGACGACGTCGACGGGCTCTACGCTGCGTTCCGGGCGGGCCTCAAGGAGACGTACGGGCGGATACCGACCCGGGGGCTGCCGCGGATCGGGCCGCTGAAGGACATGTCGTACGGCATGCGGCAGTTCCTGATGACCGATCCGGGCGGCAACTGTGTTCGCGTGGGACAGCCGACGAGCGAGGAGCAGCACCACAGGCCCGCCCCGAAGGAGACCTTCGCGCGGGCCCTGCACCACGGCTCCCTCCTGGCGGACTCCAAGGACGATCCGGCGGGCGCGGCGAAGGTCATCGACCGGGTGCTGGGGAAGGCGGAGGCGGAGTGGCCCCCGCACGTCCTGCTGCTGCGGCTCCTCGTGCTGCGGGCCGATGTCGCCGTCAGGCTGGGCGACGAGGAGACGGCGACGGCCGTGCTCGGGCGTGCGGGGGCGGTGCCGCTCACCGACGAGGAGCGGGACGCGGCCCGCGACACCCTCCTACGGCTGGAGGATCTGCGCGCCCGGGACACGTGA
- a CDS encoding GH1 family beta-glucosidase, with protein MATNPIPQFPAGFLWGVSTSAHQIEGAADMREPSVWDAFSAEAGRIRDGSTAAVACDHVHRHPEDVALLRDLGVGAYRFSISWPRVNAPGGLDFYDRLVDELTGAGIRPVPTLFHWDLPSSLEEAGGWLNRDTAERFAEYAAVVAARLGDRVTKWITINEPAEHTLLGHALGTHAPGKQLMFDALPAAHHQLLGHGLAVRALRAAGVTDVGIANSHGPTWAASEEQADVEAAGFYDLLLNRLFAEPVLLGEYPEEIGELMPGTDIESDLRVISEPIDWYGVNYYAPTRVGAPEGADIDFGGVTIPAELPFTVKEIEGVPTTDFGWPVVPEGLTELLTGFHERYGDRLPPVVITENGCSYEGVDDQRRIAYLDGHVRALHRAAEAGVDVRGYFVWSLLDNFEWAEGYARRFGLVHVDFETLGRTPKASYGWYRELLRTQNGG; from the coding sequence ATGGCGACGAACCCGATACCCCAGTTCCCGGCCGGCTTCCTGTGGGGCGTCTCGACCTCCGCCCATCAGATCGAGGGCGCCGCGGACATGCGCGAGCCCTCCGTGTGGGACGCCTTCTCGGCCGAGGCGGGCCGTATCAGGGACGGCTCGACGGCGGCGGTGGCCTGCGACCACGTCCACCGCCACCCCGAGGACGTGGCCCTCCTGCGCGACCTGGGCGTGGGCGCGTACCGCTTCTCGATCTCCTGGCCCCGCGTGAACGCCCCCGGCGGGCTCGACTTCTACGACCGGCTGGTGGACGAGCTGACCGGGGCGGGCATACGGCCGGTGCCGACCCTCTTCCACTGGGATCTGCCGTCGTCGCTGGAGGAGGCGGGCGGCTGGCTGAACCGGGACACCGCCGAACGGTTCGCCGAGTACGCCGCCGTCGTGGCCGCCCGCCTCGGCGACCGCGTCACCAAGTGGATCACCATCAACGAGCCCGCCGAGCACACCCTGCTGGGCCACGCCCTCGGCACCCACGCGCCGGGCAAGCAGCTGATGTTCGACGCGCTCCCGGCCGCCCACCACCAGCTGCTGGGCCACGGCCTGGCCGTACGGGCCCTGCGCGCGGCCGGAGTCACGGACGTCGGCATCGCCAACTCGCACGGGCCCACGTGGGCCGCTTCCGAGGAGCAGGCGGACGTGGAGGCGGCCGGCTTCTACGACCTGCTGCTGAACCGTCTGTTCGCGGAGCCGGTGCTGCTGGGCGAATACCCCGAGGAGATCGGCGAGTTGATGCCGGGCACGGACATCGAGTCCGACCTGAGGGTCATCTCCGAGCCCATCGACTGGTACGGCGTCAACTACTACGCGCCGACCCGGGTGGGCGCCCCCGAGGGCGCGGACATCGACTTCGGCGGTGTCACGATCCCCGCCGAACTCCCCTTCACCGTCAAGGAGATCGAGGGCGTCCCCACGACCGACTTCGGCTGGCCGGTCGTCCCCGAGGGCCTGACCGAGCTGCTGACCGGTTTCCACGAGCGCTACGGCGACCGGCTCCCGCCCGTCGTCATCACCGAGAACGGCTGCTCGTACGAAGGCGTCGACGACCAGCGGCGCATCGCCTACCTGGACGGCCACGTCCGGGCGCTGCACAGGGCGGCCGAGGCGGGCGTCGACGTACGCGGGTACTTCGTGTGGTCGCTGCTGGACAACTTCGAGTGGGCGGAGGGGTACGCGCGGCGGTTCGGCCTGGTCCACGTGGACTTCGAGACGCTGGGGAGGACGCCGAAGGCGTCGTACGGCTGGTACCGGGAGCTGCTGCGGACGCAGAACGGGGGGTGA
- the era gene encoding GTPase Era, which translates to MGAMSVRTQSSEQPAEAAHRAGFACFVGRPNAGKSTLTNALVGQKVAITADQPQTTRHTVRGIVHRPEAQLILVDTPGLHKPRTLLGERLNDVVRTTWAEVDVIGFCLPANEKLGPGDRFIAKELASIKKTPKIAIVTKTDLLDGRKLAEQLIAIDQLGKELGFEWAEIVPVSAVGGKQVELLADLIVPLLPEGPALYPEGDLTDEPEQVMIAELIREAALEGVRDELPHSIAVVVEEMLPREDRPADKPLLDIHAFVYIERPSQKGIVIGPKGKRLKEVGIKSRKQIEALLGTPVFLDLHVKVAKDWQRDPRQLRKLGF; encoded by the coding sequence GCTTCGCCTGCTTCGTGGGCCGCCCCAACGCGGGCAAGTCCACCCTCACGAACGCTCTGGTCGGCCAGAAGGTGGCGATCACCGCCGACCAGCCGCAGACGACGCGGCACACGGTGCGCGGCATCGTGCACCGGCCGGAGGCCCAGCTGATCCTGGTCGACACCCCGGGCCTGCACAAGCCGCGCACGCTGCTCGGCGAACGCCTCAACGACGTGGTCCGCACGACGTGGGCCGAGGTCGACGTGATCGGCTTCTGCCTCCCCGCGAACGAGAAGCTCGGCCCCGGTGACCGCTTCATCGCCAAGGAGCTGGCGTCCATCAAGAAGACGCCGAAGATCGCGATCGTCACGAAGACCGACCTGTTGGACGGCAGGAAGCTCGCCGAGCAGCTGATCGCCATCGACCAGCTCGGCAAGGAGCTGGGCTTCGAGTGGGCGGAGATCGTGCCGGTCTCGGCGGTCGGCGGTAAGCAGGTGGAGCTGCTGGCCGACCTGATCGTCCCCCTCCTCCCGGAGGGCCCCGCGCTCTACCCCGAGGGCGACCTCACCGACGAGCCCGAGCAGGTCATGATCGCCGAGCTGATCCGCGAGGCGGCCCTTGAGGGTGTACGCGACGAGCTCCCCCACTCCATCGCCGTCGTCGTCGAGGAGATGCTCCCCCGCGAGGACCGCCCCGCCGACAAGCCCCTCCTGGACATCCACGCCTTCGTCTACATCGAGCGCCCCAGCCAGAAGGGCATCGTCATCGGCCCCAAGGGCAAGCGCCTGAAGGAAGTCGGCATCAAGTCCCGCAAGCAGATCGAGGCGCTGCTCGGCACCCCGGTCTTCCTCGACCTCCATGTGAAGGTGGCGAAGGACTGGCAGCGGGATCCGAGGCAGCTGCGGAAGCTGGGCTTCTGA